A section of the Leptospira kobayashii genome encodes:
- a CDS encoding LIC13259/LIC11441 family protein, with amino-acid sequence MRTLFTYIVASSIISAPAEEKLFERLDQIQRDLYFGKSDQMIHTKGIYHLIQNLESSSLDSQNVLAKAWRYIALLENALSRKEQEQYLSETCLILKDLAANFRYAAYICPVTNKIWITKANIANNPYLQKKDSGKRIS; translated from the coding sequence ATGCGTACTTTATTCACTTATATCGTTGCTTCTTCCATCATCAGTGCTCCTGCGGAAGAAAAATTATTCGAACGTTTGGACCAAATACAAAGAGACTTGTATTTCGGAAAGTCGGATCAAATGATTCATACAAAAGGTATTTATCATTTAATCCAAAACCTGGAATCCAGTTCCTTGGATTCCCAAAACGTTTTAGCAAAGGCCTGGAGATATATCGCTCTATTGGAAAATGCGTTGAGTCGCAAAGAACAAGAACAATATCTCTCCGAAACATGTCTTATTTTAAAAGACCTGGCGGCAAATTTCAGATATGCGGCATACATATGCCCTGTCACAAATAAGATTTGGATTACAAAAGCAAACATTGCGAACAATCCGTATCTACAAAAAAAAGATTCAGGAAAAAGAATCAGTTAA
- a CDS encoding DNA polymerase domain-containing protein — MNPSNEVLQVEGFLFDVYHIEDRIYLWMKDYAGKSILFYDFYQPVIYADGPPEILKKLVHRLYELSALAEKPYFEEKRLFYQNRLTNVLRITLSKPSILPTITRKLYALYGKFDIYHSDIDLPISYMVEKKIFPLCKLILTYKETASGKQILNINPLTYPTDLEYEIPNLKTLTLSLLKSHRIPIVSNSLIVNDEHELSTKDPYTLLTRLNQILIEEDPDIILSGFGDQIIFPYLFFTSQKLKYMPAFDRDKTAPIRRQIQTKGTSFSTYGTIVYRAPSYPLFGRWHIDSQNSFVHKEAELYGIYELARISRLPIQKMARASTGKALTYIEIDVALRMGYLVPWQKSAVEAPKTALQLLNADRGGLVFQPDIYKGYVWENVAQLDFAQMYPSIMVLHNISPECVNCLCCKDDPDVPQVPKLDYKICDKRRGVVSIALEHILERRSYYKKMKKETTGDRSLSYDRKQSSLKWMLVTSFGYLGYRNAKFGRLESHESVNAFGREKLLTAKEVAEERGYILVHAITDSIFIQKENAKPFTKQELDDLSKEVEVRTKIKMDTDGVYTWLLFPPSSQDANMPVANRYMGRFSSGELKSRGIGSRRKDLPQFITNAQAEMVKWMATKTTIKELKDAEDEILYIYQTHDDMLKAGLVPWRKLLMRRSTSKVLNEYEVHGPSAISLLQLEDLGMQVEAGEKIHYLVVKSKAKVSETRYAVKELLELKREGKTIHWDTNYYRKLLASSFREIWAPFASFSDFNSLKEDQMLLPFA, encoded by the coding sequence ATGAATCCATCAAACGAAGTTTTACAGGTAGAAGGATTTTTATTCGATGTTTATCATATAGAAGACCGGATTTATCTTTGGATGAAAGATTATGCGGGAAAGAGTATACTGTTTTATGATTTTTACCAACCTGTGATTTATGCGGACGGCCCTCCTGAAATATTAAAAAAATTGGTTCATCGTTTGTATGAATTGTCCGCTCTCGCGGAAAAACCTTATTTCGAAGAAAAAAGATTGTTTTATCAAAACCGATTAACAAATGTATTGCGAATTACTTTATCAAAACCCTCCATTCTCCCTACAATCACAAGAAAGCTTTATGCATTGTACGGAAAATTCGACATATATCATTCCGATATCGATCTACCCATCAGCTATATGGTTGAAAAAAAGATATTTCCGCTTTGCAAATTGATTCTTACTTACAAGGAAACCGCTTCCGGAAAACAGATTTTAAACATCAATCCATTGACATATCCCACCGATTTGGAATACGAAATACCAAATCTGAAAACACTGACACTCTCTCTTCTGAAAAGCCACCGCATCCCGATCGTTTCCAATTCGCTGATTGTAAATGATGAACATGAATTGTCCACCAAAGACCCATATACGTTATTAACAAGGCTGAACCAAATACTCATAGAAGAAGACCCGGATATCATTTTATCCGGTTTCGGAGATCAGATTATATTTCCTTATCTTTTTTTCACCTCACAAAAGCTAAAGTATATGCCCGCCTTCGATCGTGATAAAACAGCGCCCATCCGGAGACAGATCCAAACCAAAGGAACAAGTTTCAGCACATACGGAACCATAGTTTACCGGGCACCTTCCTATCCTCTGTTCGGAAGATGGCATATAGATTCCCAAAACAGCTTTGTCCATAAAGAAGCGGAACTTTACGGAATCTATGAATTGGCAAGGATATCAAGACTTCCCATCCAAAAAATGGCACGTGCGTCGACGGGAAAGGCCCTCACTTATATAGAAATCGATGTGGCACTTCGGATGGGGTATTTGGTGCCCTGGCAAAAAAGCGCGGTTGAAGCTCCGAAGACAGCCTTACAACTGCTCAATGCCGATCGCGGAGGTCTGGTTTTTCAACCGGATATATACAAAGGTTATGTTTGGGAAAACGTAGCGCAATTGGACTTTGCTCAAATGTATCCGAGTATTATGGTACTTCATAACATTTCTCCCGAATGCGTAAATTGTCTATGTTGCAAAGATGATCCGGATGTTCCGCAAGTGCCCAAGTTGGATTATAAAATTTGCGACAAACGAAGAGGTGTAGTTTCCATCGCCCTGGAACATATATTGGAACGCAGATCCTATTATAAAAAAATGAAAAAAGAAACCACCGGAGACAGGTCTCTTTCCTATGACAGAAAACAATCCAGCTTAAAATGGATGTTAGTCACTTCTTTCGGTTATCTCGGCTATCGTAATGCGAAGTTCGGGAGATTGGAAAGCCACGAAAGTGTAAATGCATTCGGTCGGGAAAAATTACTTACCGCAAAAGAAGTGGCGGAAGAAAGAGGATATATTCTGGTTCACGCCATTACGGATAGTATATTCATCCAAAAGGAAAACGCAAAACCATTCACAAAACAGGAATTAGATGATTTGTCAAAGGAAGTCGAAGTCCGCACAAAAATCAAAATGGATACGGACGGAGTTTATACTTGGTTGTTATTCCCACCCTCTTCGCAAGATGCAAATATGCCTGTAGCCAATCGTTATATGGGAAGATTTTCCTCGGGAGAATTGAAATCCAGAGGAATCGGTTCCAGAAGAAAAGACCTGCCTCAGTTTATTACCAATGCGCAAGCAGAAATGGTGAAATGGATGGCGACAAAAACAACAATCAAAGAATTAAAAGATGCGGAAGACGAAATTTTATACATATACCAAACGCATGATGATATGCTGAAGGCTGGACTAGTTCCCTGGAGAAAATTACTCATGCGAAGATCCACGTCCAAAGTCTTAAACGAATATGAAGTGCACGGACCAAGCGCCATCTCCCTTCTACAGTTGGAAGATTTGGGAATGCAAGTGGAAGCGGGAGAAAAAATCCATTACCTGGTTGTCAAAAGCAAAGCCAAGGTAAGCGAAACTCGTTATGCGGTGAAGGAATTACTGGAATTAAAAAGGGAAGGAAAAACAATCCATTGGGACACAAATTATTACCGAAAACTTTTAGCCTCATCATTTCGGGAAATATGGGCACCCTTCGCCTCTTTTAGCGATTTCAATTCTTTAAAAGAAGACCAAATGCTTTTGCCTTTTGCTTAG
- a CDS encoding acyl-[acyl-carrier-protein] thioesterase: MPIQKTITLRTHTFDLDWNRHVTSRTYEKFGYDARFSILEDLGYSVHKCLEEEIQYISHSTFVRFLGQQFANSDIQVVTELSRDKDGLLYWKQNLIDANGKPACELYTTSYLQSKDGTKLILDVPLLEENWKVSSIHKRPEGQFTLEHHWPIPFSDMNCFWNLPSDSIWKIFEEGRFLFFREVIDLSLIKATDTSTFFMGGEIQISELPSPGSKITLHSWIESFEKIRFYFRQDIVGEDGKVLVSMKDEQLFVALSASRPKKAPPEFISKVERFIEKK; the protein is encoded by the coding sequence ATGCCCATCCAAAAAACAATCACTCTCCGCACTCATACCTTCGATTTGGATTGGAATCGTCATGTCACAAGCCGCACCTATGAAAAGTTCGGTTACGATGCAAGATTTTCCATTCTGGAAGATTTGGGGTATTCCGTTCATAAATGTTTGGAAGAAGAAATTCAATATATTTCGCATTCCACATTTGTAAGATTTTTGGGACAACAATTTGCAAATTCGGACATACAAGTAGTTACCGAACTTTCCCGGGATAAAGACGGATTACTTTACTGGAAACAAAACCTAATTGATGCAAACGGCAAACCTGCCTGTGAACTTTATACAACTTCCTACCTTCAATCCAAAGATGGAACCAAACTGATATTAGACGTTCCTCTTTTGGAAGAAAATTGGAAAGTGTCAAGTATTCACAAAAGACCGGAAGGGCAATTTACATTGGAACATCATTGGCCCATTCCTTTCAGTGACATGAATTGTTTTTGGAATCTACCCTCGGATTCCATCTGGAAAATATTCGAAGAAGGCCGATTTCTTTTCTTCCGCGAAGTCATCGACCTTTCTTTGATCAAAGCCACGGATACATCCACTTTTTTTATGGGAGGAGAAATACAAATAAGCGAACTCCCCTCTCCCGGTTCCAAAATCACATTGCATAGTTGGATCGAATCTTTCGAGAAGATTAGGTTTTATTTTCGTCAGGACATAGTCGGCGAAGATGGTAAGGTTTTGGTAAGTATGAAAGACGAACAGTTGTTTGTTGCCCTTTCCGCATCCAGACCCAAAAAAGCTCCGCCGGAATTTATCTCAAAAGTGGAAAGATTCATAGAAAAAAAATGA
- a CDS encoding SH3 domain-containing protein — protein MNPILKYFFILVLIFSSGFFSEGNAVSPKHTKNEILYSHVLSSLRMRKEASDKSDVVQSISYGEKLKLLEVSGKAGKFSGIQGYWIKVDSGTNTGYVFDGFLSKLRTPSDSDESSIFTYAKSVGANIGKTSSKDGSSVTKIVFKDTTPEEIFLVLKGLEKKYISPLSLPDEKSFIKVPEENAESSEVTLKVKRDKNGYANSILIDIVWVESSGSESFFIEKKSDQVSLTVTLNEP, from the coding sequence ATGAATCCTATCCTAAAATATTTTTTTATCCTAGTCCTGATCTTTTCATCGGGATTCTTTTCCGAAGGGAACGCCGTTTCTCCCAAACATACAAAAAATGAAATCCTTTATTCTCATGTTTTATCCTCTCTTCGCATGAGAAAGGAAGCGTCCGACAAATCCGATGTTGTCCAAAGTATTTCCTACGGGGAAAAATTAAAACTACTGGAAGTGAGCGGCAAGGCCGGGAAATTTTCAGGAATCCAAGGCTATTGGATCAAGGTGGATTCAGGAACTAATACTGGTTATGTGTTCGACGGTTTCTTAAGTAAATTGAGAACCCCTTCCGACTCCGACGAAAGCAGCATCTTTACTTATGCTAAATCAGTGGGTGCGAACATAGGAAAAACTTCTTCCAAAGACGGATCTTCCGTAACAAAGATCGTTTTCAAAGATACAACTCCCGAAGAAATATTTCTGGTATTGAAAGGCCTTGAGAAAAAATACATTTCCCCGTTATCTTTGCCCGATGAAAAATCTTTTATCAAAGTTCCCGAAGAAAATGCCGAATCCAGCGAAGTAACCCTCAAAGTAAAAAGAGATAAGAACGGTTATGCGAACTCCATTCTAATCGATATAGTTTGGGTCGAGTCGAGCGGTTCGGAGAGTTTTTTTATAGAAAAAAAATCGGACCAAGTATCTCTCACAGTGACATTGAACGAACCCTAA
- a CDS encoding DUF6962 family protein — protein MQLSTFFSDFFLSIVSLYAAFRLNRLSSVSGFAGTYAFAIIGISAGLGSIHFLGITTLDPIYRFFVGLSGYVGVTLIGVAYFHLGIRKLDRNQLFLITGILFVIYIVFGYFVSFPLLSTILGGISMLLVIFVCIRKITKEKTSAVYGLIGAVLFILAGLVIGTKGSTGPILNVDLFHIGLAIANYCLGASLLRLK, from the coding sequence ATGCAACTTAGTACATTCTTTTCCGATTTTTTTCTAAGCATCGTTTCTTTGTATGCCGCTTTCCGGTTGAACCGTTTGTCTTCCGTATCAGGTTTCGCAGGGACCTATGCATTTGCTATCATCGGAATTTCCGCTGGGTTGGGCAGCATTCACTTTTTGGGGATTACGACTCTGGATCCGATCTATCGTTTTTTTGTAGGACTGTCCGGTTATGTGGGCGTTACACTCATCGGTGTTGCCTACTTTCATTTGGGAATCCGCAAATTGGATCGCAATCAACTGTTTCTGATCACCGGAATTTTATTTGTCATCTATATAGTGTTTGGTTACTTTGTCTCTTTCCCTCTTTTGTCTACGATTCTCGGGGGAATATCCATGTTGCTTGTGATTTTTGTTTGTATTCGTAAGATAACGAAGGAAAAAACAAGTGCGGTTTACGGTTTAATCGGAGCGGTTTTGTTTATCCTTGCAGGACTTGTGATCGGAACAAAAGGTTCTACCGGACCGATTTTGAACGTGGATTTATTTCATATAGGTCTTGCGATCGCAAATTACTGTTTGGGTGCTTCTCTCTTAAGATTGAAGTAA
- a CDS encoding SDR family oxidoreductase — MNKFYQNKVVWITGASSGIGEALVQELAQTGAKIVLSARRKEELERVAKENKLTSDNSLILPLDLENYKDFDKDVKKVIQKFGTIDVLIGNGGISQRSLAHETGMVIYESLMKVNYFGNIALTLAVLPWMREKKTGWISTISSVAGKFGVPLRTGYSATKSALTGFYEALRAENRNENIKVTLIYPGFIRTQISKNALTKENKKQGVTDEAIEKGLDPNLCAREILEGIASEKLEVVIAGLKEKLGIFLHKHFPKFFAGFIAKTKVT, encoded by the coding sequence ATGAATAAATTTTATCAGAACAAAGTGGTATGGATTACCGGTGCTTCGTCCGGAATAGGGGAAGCCTTGGTACAAGAATTGGCGCAAACAGGTGCTAAGATCGTACTTTCCGCACGGAGAAAGGAAGAACTGGAAAGAGTAGCCAAAGAAAACAAACTAACAAGCGATAATAGCTTAATCCTTCCCTTGGACTTGGAAAATTATAAGGATTTCGATAAAGACGTAAAAAAAGTGATTCAAAAATTCGGAACTATCGACGTTCTGATAGGAAACGGCGGAATCAGCCAAAGATCGCTTGCCCATGAAACGGGAATGGTAATTTACGAATCTCTGATGAAGGTGAATTACTTCGGCAATATAGCACTCACTCTCGCAGTATTACCTTGGATGAGAGAAAAAAAGACCGGTTGGATTTCCACCATTTCCAGCGTAGCGGGAAAATTCGGCGTTCCTCTTCGCACTGGTTATTCCGCCACCAAATCGGCATTAACTGGTTTCTATGAAGCTTTACGTGCGGAAAACCGAAATGAAAATATCAAAGTCACATTGATTTATCCCGGCTTTATCAGAACCCAAATTTCAAAGAACGCTTTGACCAAAGAAAATAAAAAACAAGGTGTTACGGATGAAGCGATTGAAAAAGGTCTAGATCCTAATTTATGCGCCCGAGAGATCTTGGAAGGAATTGCTTCTGAAAAATTGGAAGTAGTGATCGCCGGTTTGAAAGAAAAATTGGGAATCTTCCTGCACAAACATTTTCCAAAGTTTTTTGCAGGATTCATCGCAAAAACAAAAGTAACCTGA
- a CDS encoding 7TM diverse intracellular signaling domain-containing protein, with translation MLLKKAVRILTIFILFAHVGYCKVYKGNDGSGVFTLIPSERWLYGNASAVFLFDKEKKLDINKASLLPESEWIHSKHNTAFGILETTLWYRLDVKTNTDIENWVLSLDTPSMSRIEFYVQDPITNTYTKKLGGRKVPLEELAYPNRYPVFPFFLPKGKTVRLFLKVETESATLLPLRFFTNKDFDKFDRLTSFISGSYYGAMVLLLMYNLVLFFSTKDRLFLFYCIYLFCFAFFIFNSNNQWLPLVDFSQNMFIIMLGPVFSLLSTIAATIFTWVFLFPEKESTRIKKLLKFSILMDTLALLSLSFLSIVDHIRVANIVPMFGIIVITIAAILRFKEGFIGAKYFLIAWSFLIVSVLLFILMNLGFIDYSSFISYSPMYGSLFEGVFLSLGIGDRINRLKKEREEARQALLESQKRALEEEKRINLSISRFVPNQFLEILKRKSILEVMRGDSVEREMTILFSDIRNFTRLSESNHARDVFLLLNEYMERLGPAIAKHGGFIDKYIGDAIMALFPGGPANAIHASIAMKKEVDEMRHHLTGEFQLEAGFGIHHGSVMLGTVGESNRLDTTVIGDTVNLASRLEGLTKNFGIPILASDSVRKNIDENDDLQFREIDSVIVKGKTKPVVIYEVLDADSHEIREAKNSSYPVFYQGMHHYKMRNFKTSLELFQECISACPEDNAAHSYAKRAKEFLENPPPDDWSGFLKL, from the coding sequence ATGCTTCTTAAGAAAGCAGTTAGAATTCTTACTATTTTCATTCTTTTTGCCCACGTCGGTTATTGCAAGGTTTATAAAGGCAACGATGGATCAGGCGTATTTACATTGATCCCAAGCGAACGATGGCTATATGGGAACGCATCCGCAGTCTTTTTATTCGATAAAGAAAAAAAATTAGATATAAATAAGGCCTCTCTTCTTCCCGAGTCGGAATGGATTCACTCCAAACACAATACTGCATTCGGAATTTTGGAAACAACTCTTTGGTATCGTTTGGATGTAAAAACAAATACCGACATCGAAAACTGGGTGCTCTCTTTGGACACTCCGTCCATGTCAAGAATCGAATTTTACGTTCAAGATCCGATTACGAATACTTACACAAAAAAACTGGGAGGAAGAAAAGTTCCTCTGGAAGAACTCGCCTATCCCAACAGGTATCCTGTTTTTCCTTTTTTTCTGCCAAAGGGGAAAACGGTCCGATTGTTCTTGAAAGTGGAAACGGAATCTGCCACCTTACTTCCGTTACGCTTTTTTACGAATAAGGATTTCGATAAGTTCGACAGACTCACCAGTTTTATTTCCGGCTCCTATTACGGTGCAATGGTGCTATTGCTTATGTACAATCTGGTCTTGTTCTTTTCCACTAAAGACCGGTTGTTTTTATTTTACTGCATCTACCTGTTTTGTTTTGCCTTCTTTATCTTCAATAGCAACAACCAATGGTTGCCTCTGGTGGATTTTTCACAAAACATGTTTATCATAATGTTAGGTCCTGTTTTTTCGTTATTATCCACGATTGCAGCGACCATTTTTACATGGGTGTTTTTATTTCCTGAAAAAGAAAGTACCAGAATAAAAAAATTATTAAAATTTTCCATACTGATGGACACACTTGCCCTTTTGTCATTGTCCTTCCTATCCATAGTCGATCATATCCGGGTCGCAAATATAGTTCCCATGTTCGGAATTATTGTCATAACGATCGCTGCAATCCTCAGATTCAAAGAGGGATTTATAGGTGCGAAATACTTTCTGATAGCCTGGTCCTTTCTAATCGTCAGCGTATTATTATTCATATTGATGAATTTGGGTTTTATCGATTACTCCAGTTTTATTTCCTATAGTCCGATGTACGGAAGTCTGTTCGAAGGAGTTTTCTTGAGTTTGGGTATAGGAGACAGAATCAACCGGCTCAAAAAAGAAAGAGAGGAAGCAAGACAGGCGTTACTCGAATCCCAAAAAAGAGCTTTGGAAGAGGAAAAAAGAATCAATCTTTCCATTTCAAGATTTGTTCCCAATCAATTTCTGGAAATCCTGAAACGAAAATCAATACTCGAAGTTATGCGGGGAGATTCGGTGGAAAGGGAGATGACGATTCTTTTTTCCGACATTCGCAATTTCACAAGATTGTCCGAATCCAATCATGCAAGAGATGTGTTTTTGCTTCTGAACGAATACATGGAAAGGCTTGGCCCCGCCATTGCCAAACACGGAGGATTCATCGATAAATACATCGGTGATGCGATCATGGCACTTTTTCCGGGAGGGCCTGCGAATGCGATACACGCATCCATTGCCATGAAAAAGGAAGTGGACGAAATGAGGCACCACCTAACAGGTGAATTTCAACTGGAAGCCGGCTTTGGAATCCATCACGGAAGTGTAATGCTCGGAACCGTAGGCGAATCAAACAGGTTGGATACGACTGTAATCGGAGATACGGTGAATCTTGCATCCAGATTGGAAGGCCTGACTAAAAATTTCGGAATCCCCATTTTGGCGAGCGATAGCGTTAGAAAAAACATAGATGAAAACGACGATCTTCAATTCAGGGAAATTGATTCCGTTATCGTAAAAGGCAAAACCAAACCCGTCGTAATTTATGAAGTATTGGATGCTGATTCTCATGAAATCAGAGAAGCAAAGAACAGCAGTTATCCTGTATTTTACCAGGGGATGCATCATTATAAAATGCGGAATTTCAAAACATCTCTCGAATTATTTCAAGAATGCATTTCCGCCTGTCCGGAAGACAATGCCGCACATTCCTACGCAAAAAGAGCCAAGGAATTTTTAGAAAACCCTCCTCCCGATGATTGGAGCGGATTTCTAAAATTATAA
- a CDS encoding pseudouridine synthase: MKTERLDKVLSHLGIGSRTDVKRLVRDKLVKVNDVVVRDPSVNVSLADKIQYKDEILNRKEHYYFMMNKAPDCITATEDSKEKTVMDYLSERHRNMNLFPVGRLDKETEGLLIFTTNGKFGHHYTSPKHHVEKEYYVEVNGKLTEDDSVSFEKGIVLEDGYKSMPAKLEILESGEVSKGRVYIKEGKFRQIRRMFVMLGKEVSYLKREKMGAIRLDPSLSVGKYRELTEEETDLLQNT, encoded by the coding sequence ATGAAAACGGAACGATTGGACAAAGTGCTTTCTCACTTAGGGATTGGGTCAAGAACGGATGTTAAGCGACTTGTTCGTGACAAACTTGTAAAAGTAAATGACGTGGTCGTTCGTGATCCTTCGGTGAATGTATCCCTTGCCGATAAAATTCAATACAAAGACGAAATTTTAAATAGAAAAGAACATTATTATTTTATGATGAACAAGGCTCCCGATTGTATCACTGCAACGGAAGATTCCAAAGAAAAAACAGTGATGGATTATTTATCGGAAAGGCATAGAAATATGAATTTGTTTCCCGTAGGAAGATTGGATAAGGAAACGGAAGGACTTCTTATATTCACTACAAACGGGAAATTTGGTCATCATTATACTTCCCCCAAACACCATGTGGAAAAAGAATACTACGTTGAGGTGAACGGTAAATTGACCGAAGATGATTCGGTTTCCTTTGAAAAAGGGATCGTATTGGAAGACGGTTACAAGTCCATGCCGGCCAAACTGGAAATTCTGGAATCGGGAGAAGTTTCGAAAGGAAGAGTGTATATCAAGGAAGGAAAGTTTCGTCAAATTCGTAGAATGTTTGTTATGCTAGGAAAGGAAGTGTCTTATTTAAAAAGGGAAAAAATGGGGGCGATTCGTTTGGATCCCTCTCTTTCCGTAGGTAAATATCGTGAGCTTACGGAGGAAGAAACCGATTTATTGCAAAACACTTGA